Proteins encoded in a region of the Pseudomonas viciae genome:
- a CDS encoding response regulator transcription factor, translating into MICNLLLVDDHSLIRAGVRALVMDLPGYAVIGEANDGTQLLELVERLNPDIVLLDISMKNTSGLDALRQLKQVRPHSKVLILSMHTDPALIMQALESGAHGYLLKDTTPTELEHALEALRHNERYLSPAIAHTVINQALTRVQKHQPNPAQTHNLTARQLEILRLIVRGKSTREIANGLNLSIKTVETHRAQIMKRLQIHDVAGLVLFAVREQIISLDD; encoded by the coding sequence TTGATTTGTAATTTGCTTCTGGTAGACGACCACTCGCTGATCAGGGCCGGCGTGCGCGCCCTGGTCATGGATCTTCCCGGCTACGCGGTCATCGGCGAAGCCAATGACGGCACGCAACTACTGGAACTGGTGGAGCGGCTGAACCCCGATATCGTGCTGCTGGATATTTCAATGAAAAACACCAGCGGCCTGGACGCCTTGCGACAACTCAAGCAGGTGCGTCCTCACAGTAAAGTGTTGATCCTATCGATGCACACCGATCCAGCGTTGATCATGCAGGCCCTGGAATCCGGAGCCCATGGCTACCTGCTCAAGGACACCACGCCCACCGAGCTGGAGCACGCCCTGGAGGCATTGCGCCACAACGAACGCTACCTGAGCCCGGCCATCGCCCACACCGTGATCAACCAGGCCCTGACCCGCGTCCAAAAGCATCAGCCCAACCCTGCCCAGACCCACAACCTGACCGCACGCCAACTGGAAATACTGCGATTGATCGTGCGCGGCAAGTCCACCCGGGAAATTGCCAACGGCCTGAACCTGAGCATCAAGACCGTGGAAACCCACCGAGCACAAATCATGAAGCGGCTACAAATTCATGACGTGGCCGGGCTGGTGCTGTTTGCCGTGCGCGAACAGATCATCAGCCTGGACGATTGA
- a CDS encoding sensor histidine kinase, giving the protein MYASLKSFITWPPSRENARRFTLLLCVCSTLGCLLTYLFAHTVPLSLLTLNVAAMTCVWIHHRLSRKSIKFQPQELADRLLEVQENERHRLSRELHDDIGQLLTAAKLQSEWLKRRMPEELQGQCAILCETLDETLNKVRDVSAILNPRQLTSLGLEASLRAHLLKTLANTPVKWSLDCQQRMAGIPEELTVATFRITQEAVTNILRHAQAKNLLVRLQRLPEGLTLLISDDGQGFAPADHPAREGQRGMAGMLERVEQLGGTLKITSEAGKGTHIEARFPWAARALERASKSKVLP; this is encoded by the coding sequence ATGTACGCCAGCCTCAAGTCATTCATCACCTGGCCTCCCTCCCGAGAAAATGCCCGCCGCTTCACATTATTGTTGTGCGTCTGCTCGACTCTCGGCTGCCTGCTGACTTATCTGTTCGCCCATACGGTGCCGCTGAGCCTGTTGACCCTGAATGTCGCGGCCATGACCTGCGTCTGGATCCACCATCGATTGTCGCGCAAATCCATCAAGTTCCAGCCTCAGGAACTGGCCGATCGGCTGCTTGAGGTCCAGGAAAACGAGCGCCATCGGCTCAGCCGCGAATTGCACGACGACATCGGCCAACTGCTGACCGCGGCGAAACTGCAAAGCGAATGGCTCAAGCGTCGGATGCCGGAAGAATTGCAGGGCCAATGCGCGATACTTTGCGAAACCCTGGACGAAACCCTCAACAAGGTCCGCGATGTGTCGGCGATCCTCAACCCGAGGCAATTGACCAGCCTGGGGCTTGAAGCCAGCCTGCGTGCGCACCTGCTCAAGACACTGGCCAACACCCCGGTGAAATGGAGCCTCGATTGCCAACAGCGCATGGCAGGCATTCCGGAAGAACTGACGGTCGCAACCTTTCGAATCACCCAGGAAGCGGTTACCAATATCTTGCGCCATGCCCAAGCGAAAAATCTGCTGGTGCGCCTGCAACGCCTGCCCGAAGGCCTGACGCTGCTGATCAGCGACGACGGCCAGGGGTTTGCCCCCGCAGACCACCCCGCTCGCGAAGGACAACGCGGCATGGCCGGAATGCTGGAGCGGGTCGAACAACTGGGCGGTACCCTCAAGATCACCAGCGAGGCCGGCAAAGGCACACACATCGAAGCACGCTTTCCCTGGGCGGCCCGAGCCCTGGAGCGAGCCAGCAAGAGTAAGGTTCTCCCTTGA
- a CDS encoding chemotaxis protein CheV has translation MAGILDTVDQRTQLVGENRLEILMFRLAGRQLFAINVFKVQEVLQLPKLTLMPQRHPFVCGVVNLRGQTLPVIDLSQAIGMRPLVPGANSTIIVTEYNRSVQAFLVGGVDRIVNMNWEAILPPPTSAGREHYLTAISKVDDQLVEIIDVEKVLAEIVPYNAKVSREKLEDPVLERARGREVLLVDDSNVALSQLRDTLGQLGVKMHIASDGLKALNMLKAWADSGEVMTDKLLMIFTDAEMPEMDGYRLTTEIRNDPRLRGLYVVLHTSLSGSFNDSMVKKVGCDNFLSKFQPDKLVDVVRQRLMLD, from the coding sequence ATGGCCGGCATTCTCGATACAGTAGATCAGCGAACCCAACTGGTGGGTGAGAATCGCCTGGAAATTCTCATGTTTCGCCTGGCGGGGCGACAGCTGTTCGCCATCAACGTGTTCAAGGTCCAGGAAGTGCTTCAGTTGCCGAAGCTGACCTTGATGCCGCAACGTCATCCATTCGTGTGCGGTGTCGTCAATTTGCGCGGCCAGACACTGCCGGTGATCGACCTGTCCCAGGCCATTGGCATGCGTCCGCTGGTGCCGGGGGCCAACAGCACGATCATCGTCACCGAATACAACCGTTCGGTTCAGGCATTTCTGGTGGGCGGCGTGGATCGCATCGTCAACATGAACTGGGAAGCCATCCTGCCACCGCCGACCAGTGCTGGCCGTGAGCATTACCTGACGGCCATTAGCAAGGTGGACGATCAGTTGGTGGAAATCATCGACGTGGAAAAAGTCCTGGCCGAAATCGTGCCGTACAACGCCAAGGTCTCCCGCGAAAAGCTTGAAGACCCGGTGCTGGAGCGTGCCCGCGGACGCGAAGTGCTGCTGGTGGACGATTCCAACGTCGCGCTCTCGCAACTGCGTGACACCCTGGGACAGTTGGGTGTGAAAATGCACATCGCCAGCGATGGCTTGAAAGCCCTGAACATGCTCAAGGCCTGGGCCGATAGCGGCGAGGTGATGACCGATAAGTTGCTGATGATCTTCACCGACGCGGAAATGCCGGAAATGGACGGCTATCGCCTGACCACCGAAATCCGCAACGACCCGCGTTTGCGTGGGCTTTATGTGGTACTGCACACCTCGCTGTCCGGCAGCTTCAACGACTCGATGGTCAAGAAGGTCGGCTGCGACAATTTCCTCTCCAAATTCCAGCCGGACAAGCTGGTTGATGTGGTGCGCCAGCGGTTGATGCTCGACTGA
- a CDS encoding MOSC domain-containing protein — protein MLRLSALYRYPLKSGKGQPLQGIGLDKLGLDGDRRWMLVDEGTGRFLTQRAVAKMSQLSALWNEAGGLTLSAPGHGAIDVPLPATLEEQRRGVIIWRDTLRVPDAGDEAAAWVSAFIGNPTRLVHVPVELARTTAAGYGKDDDKVAFADGFPLLLIGQASLQDLSNRVGRPLEMLRFRPNLVVEGSEAFAEDGWKRIRIGDVEFRLVKPCSRCIMTTVDPQSGERDPNREPFATLQQYRSTPDGAMFGQNLVNDSNGRLEVGMSVEVLE, from the coding sequence ATGTTGCGGCTGAGCGCTCTGTACCGTTATCCGTTGAAGTCCGGCAAGGGCCAGCCCCTGCAAGGGATTGGCCTGGACAAACTCGGGTTGGACGGTGACCGGCGCTGGATGCTGGTGGATGAGGGCACCGGTCGCTTCCTGACCCAGCGCGCCGTGGCGAAGATGAGCCAGCTCTCGGCATTGTGGAACGAGGCCGGCGGCCTGACGCTCAGCGCGCCGGGCCACGGCGCCATCGACGTGCCATTGCCGGCGACCCTCGAAGAGCAGCGCCGTGGAGTGATTATCTGGCGCGACACCTTGCGCGTGCCGGATGCCGGCGACGAGGCGGCGGCCTGGGTCAGTGCATTCATCGGCAACCCCACCCGGCTGGTGCACGTGCCGGTGGAACTGGCGCGCACCACTGCTGCCGGCTATGGCAAGGATGACGACAAAGTCGCCTTCGCCGATGGCTTTCCACTGCTGCTGATTGGTCAGGCCTCCTTGCAGGACCTGTCGAACCGAGTCGGCCGCCCGTTGGAAATGCTGCGCTTTCGTCCCAATCTGGTGGTCGAAGGCAGCGAGGCGTTTGCCGAGGATGGGTGGAAGCGCATTCGTATCGGCGATGTGGAGTTCCGGCTGGTCAAGCCCTGCTCGCGTTGCATCATGACCACGGTCGATCCGCAGAGCGGCGAACGCGATCCGAACCGCGAACCCTTCGCGACGTTGCAGCAGTATCGTTCGACACCGGACGGTGCGATGTTTGGCCAGAACCTGGTCAACGACAGTAACGGTCGGCTTGAGGTCGGCATGTCGGTTGAAGTGCTCGAGTAA
- a CDS encoding pyrimidine/purine nucleoside phosphorylase has protein sequence MFKVNEYFDGTVKSIAFGTAEGPATIGVMAPGEYEFGTAQREIMHVVSGALIVKLPDSTDWETFEAGSQFNVPANSKFQLKVAVDTAYLCEYRG, from the coding sequence ATGTTTAAAGTCAACGAGTACTTCGACGGCACCGTCAAGTCGATCGCTTTTGGCACTGCCGAAGGCCCTGCGACCATCGGCGTCATGGCCCCGGGCGAATACGAATTCGGTACGGCCCAGCGAGAAATCATGCACGTTGTCTCCGGCGCCCTGATCGTGAAACTGCCTGACAGCACCGATTGGGAAACCTTCGAGGCCGGCAGCCAGTTCAATGTACCGGCCAACAGCAAGTTCCAGCTCAAGGTGGCCGTCGACACGGCTTACCTGTGCGAATACCGTGGCTGA
- a CDS encoding exonuclease domain-containing protein, whose product MPHWLVIDLEATTDEGGWPVTEMEIIEIGATLVNRDGREVNHFQRFVRPLRRPLLTPFCRELTHITQANIDNAAPLTEVWPAFERWLAPYHSNLESWVSWGDYDRKQLLQEWQDQRLSSVLGQVPHMNLKQRFAKARRLERPLGLNAALQLAGLQFCGQQHRALEDARNTARLLPLVLPG is encoded by the coding sequence ATGCCTCACTGGCTGGTGATTGATCTGGAGGCCACTACCGATGAAGGTGGTTGGCCAGTAACCGAAATGGAAATTATCGAAATCGGCGCCACACTGGTGAACCGTGACGGCCGAGAGGTCAATCATTTCCAGCGTTTCGTGCGGCCCTTGAGACGACCGTTGCTCACGCCTTTCTGTCGCGAGCTGACCCACATCACCCAGGCCAACATCGACAACGCCGCGCCCTTGACCGAGGTCTGGCCGGCGTTCGAACGCTGGTTGGCGCCGTATCACTCAAACCTGGAAAGCTGGGTCAGCTGGGGCGACTACGATCGCAAGCAACTGCTTCAGGAGTGGCAGGATCAACGGCTGTCCAGTGTGCTCGGCCAAGTACCACACATGAACCTCAAGCAGCGCTTCGCCAAGGCCCGGCGCCTGGAGCGACCGCTGGGGCTCAATGCGGCACTGCAACTGGCTGGCCTGCAATTTTGCGGTCAACAGCACCGCGCCCTGGAGGATGCACGCAATACGGCACGGTTGCTGCCCCTGGTGCTTCCCGGCTGA
- a CDS encoding acetyl/propionyl/methylcrotonyl-CoA carboxylase subunit alpha encodes MPAFSKILIANRGEIACRIQRTAQALGYRTVAVFSEADADALHVRMADEAVLIGPASVQQSYLNQPAILDAARRSGADAIHPGYGFLSENAGFAKACQEAGLVFIGPSPEAIDLMGSKRRSKITMIKVGVPCIAGYQGAAQDDDTLQREAARIGYPLMIKASAGGGGRGMRLVQRAEDLLEQLRSARSEALHGFDNDELILEQALINPRHVEVQIFGDHHGQLIHLGERDCSIQQRHQKIIEEAPCPVMTSELRQAMGEAALKAGRAVNYVGAGTVEFLLVPDGRFYFLEMNTRLQVEHPVTELITGLDLVAWQLDIAAGLPLPLRQEQVVFSGHAMEVRLCAQDPAADFLPQTGRLIGWQPPTRDGVRVDHGLREGQFITPFYDPMLGKLIAHGATREEARRKLLRAVEDCLLLGVQSNQRLLAGLLTHPRFIDADFSTGFIGQHFAGHAALQPHEPTTEQLAIATALFYQASHARQAPGLGGWRNNAGAVLHYRIGAQERDWTLTLAAETDGKLTIRIAERVIELQLLDVDRYDATLLINGIRQRHAWRLDGTDLWLFTGPGGLCLQDRTQLPIAPETRPGDGMLKAPMDGVIVELLVSEGCAVRQGQRLMVLEAMKMEHPLKAGIDGIVRQLQVKPGDQVKNRQVLLQVETGH; translated from the coding sequence ATGCCCGCCTTCAGCAAAATCCTCATCGCCAACCGTGGCGAAATCGCCTGCCGGATCCAGCGTACCGCCCAGGCCTTGGGTTATCGCACGGTGGCGGTATTCAGCGAGGCCGACGCCGACGCGCTGCATGTGCGCATGGCCGACGAAGCCGTGCTGATTGGCCCGGCCTCAGTGCAACAGTCATACCTCAACCAGCCGGCCATTCTCGATGCAGCCCGACGCAGCGGCGCCGATGCAATCCACCCTGGCTACGGCTTCCTCTCGGAAAATGCCGGGTTCGCCAAGGCTTGCCAAGAAGCCGGCCTGGTATTCATCGGCCCTAGCCCCGAGGCCATTGACCTGATGGGCAGCAAGCGCCGCTCGAAAATCACCATGATCAAAGTCGGCGTACCCTGCATTGCCGGTTACCAAGGCGCCGCCCAGGACGACGACACCCTGCAGCGCGAAGCCGCGCGCATCGGCTACCCGCTGATGATCAAGGCCAGCGCCGGCGGTGGCGGCCGAGGCATGCGCCTGGTGCAGCGGGCCGAGGACCTGCTGGAACAATTGCGCAGCGCGCGTTCCGAAGCACTGCACGGCTTCGACAACGACGAGTTGATTCTCGAACAGGCCTTGATCAATCCACGGCATGTGGAGGTGCAGATTTTCGGCGACCACCACGGCCAGTTGATCCACCTGGGCGAACGCGACTGTTCGATCCAGCAGCGCCACCAGAAAATCATTGAAGAAGCACCCTGCCCGGTCATGACCAGCGAACTGCGCCAGGCCATGGGCGAGGCGGCGCTCAAGGCCGGCCGCGCGGTGAATTACGTCGGCGCCGGCACCGTGGAATTTTTGCTTGTCCCGGATGGCCGGTTTTATTTCCTAGAGATGAATACGCGCCTGCAGGTCGAACACCCGGTGACCGAACTGATCACTGGCCTGGACCTGGTGGCCTGGCAACTGGATATTGCCGCTGGCCTGCCGTTACCCCTGCGCCAGGAACAGGTCGTGTTCAGCGGCCACGCCATGGAAGTACGGCTTTGTGCGCAAGACCCGGCCGCCGATTTCCTGCCTCAGACCGGACGGTTGATCGGCTGGCAGCCGCCCACCCGGGACGGCGTGCGAGTCGACCATGGCCTGCGGGAAGGTCAGTTCATCACACCGTTCTACGATCCGATGCTGGGCAAACTCATCGCCCACGGCGCCACCCGCGAAGAGGCGCGACGCAAATTGTTGCGCGCGGTGGAGGATTGCCTGCTGCTCGGCGTCCAGAGCAATCAGCGATTGCTGGCGGGGTTGCTGACGCATCCGCGGTTCATCGACGCTGATTTCAGCACCGGATTCATCGGGCAGCATTTCGCCGGTCACGCTGCCCTCCAGCCCCACGAGCCCACAACCGAACAGCTTGCCATCGCCACGGCCCTGTTTTATCAGGCTTCGCACGCACGACAGGCTCCCGGCCTGGGCGGCTGGCGCAACAACGCTGGCGCGGTGCTGCACTACCGGATTGGCGCGCAGGAACGCGATTGGACGCTGACCCTGGCCGCCGAAACCGACGGAAAACTCACAATCCGCATCGCCGAGCGTGTGATCGAACTGCAATTGCTCGACGTAGATCGATATGACGCCACGCTGCTGATCAACGGTATTCGCCAACGCCATGCCTGGCGCCTCGACGGCACCGACCTGTGGCTGTTCACCGGCCCTGGCGGCCTGTGCTTGCAAGACCGGACTCAGCTCCCCATCGCGCCCGAGACCAGGCCCGGCGACGGCATGCTCAAGGCGCCAATGGACGGCGTCATAGTCGAGCTGCTGGTCAGCGAAGGCTGTGCGGTGCGCCAGGGACAACGGCTGATGGTCCTGGAAGCGATGAAAATGGAGCACCCACTCAAGGCCGGCATCGACGGGATAGTCAGACAATTACAGGTCAAACCAGGCGATCAGGTGAAAAATCGCCAGGTTTTGTTGCAGGTCGAGACAGGGCACTAG
- the atuD gene encoding citronellyl-CoA dehydrogenase produces the protein MIFTQEHEALRRTVHQFVDHDINPYVDEWEKAGRFPIHEIFRKAGGLGLLGISKPQQFGGMGLDYSYSIVAAEAFGTIHCGGVPMSIGVQTDMCTPALARFGSDELREEFLRPAIRGEQVGCIGVSEVGAGSDVAGLKTTARKDGDDYVINGSKMWITNAPSADFMCLLANTSQDKPHINKSLIVVPMHSPGISLGAHLDKLGMRSSETAQVFFDDVRVPQRNRIGQEGAGFMMQMLQFQEERLFGAANMLKGLEYCIDSTIEYCKERKTFGTALIDNQVIHFRLAELASEIESLRALVYQATEQYIHGQDVTRLASMAKLKAGRLAREVTDSCLQYWGGMGFMWDNPVARAYRDVRLVSIGAGADEIMLGIICKLMGILPGKKT, from the coding sequence ATGATCTTCACCCAGGAACACGAAGCACTGCGGCGCACCGTTCACCAGTTTGTCGACCATGACATCAACCCCTACGTCGACGAATGGGAGAAAGCCGGGCGCTTCCCCATCCACGAAATTTTTCGCAAGGCCGGCGGACTGGGGCTGCTGGGGATTTCCAAGCCGCAGCAGTTCGGCGGCATGGGCCTGGACTACAGCTATTCGATCGTCGCCGCCGAGGCATTCGGCACCATCCATTGCGGCGGTGTGCCGATGTCCATCGGTGTGCAGACCGACATGTGCACCCCAGCCCTGGCCCGTTTCGGCTCCGATGAGTTGCGCGAAGAATTCCTGCGTCCGGCCATCCGTGGCGAACAGGTGGGGTGCATCGGCGTCTCGGAGGTCGGTGCCGGTTCCGACGTCGCCGGCCTCAAGACCACCGCCCGCAAGGATGGCGACGACTACGTCATCAACGGCAGCAAGATGTGGATCACCAACGCACCGAGCGCCGACTTCATGTGCCTGCTGGCCAACACGTCGCAGGACAAGCCGCACATCAATAAATCACTGATCGTGGTACCGATGCACAGTCCTGGCATCAGCCTCGGTGCGCACCTGGATAAACTCGGCATGCGCAGCTCGGAAACCGCCCAGGTGTTCTTCGACGACGTGCGGGTGCCGCAACGCAACCGCATCGGCCAGGAAGGCGCCGGGTTCATGATGCAGATGCTGCAGTTTCAGGAAGAGCGGCTGTTCGGCGCGGCGAACATGCTCAAGGGCCTGGAGTATTGCATCGACAGCACCATCGAGTATTGCAAGGAGCGCAAGACCTTCGGCACGGCCCTGATCGACAACCAGGTGATCCACTTTCGCCTGGCGGAACTGGCCAGCGAAATCGAATCCCTGCGGGCGCTGGTCTATCAGGCTACCGAGCAGTACATCCACGGCCAGGACGTCACGCGACTGGCGTCCATGGCCAAGCTCAAGGCCGGACGCCTGGCCCGGGAAGTCACCGACAGCTGCCTGCAATACTGGGGCGGCATGGGGTTCATGTGGGACAACCCGGTGGCGCGGGCCTATCGCGACGTGCGCCTGGTGTCCATCGGCGCCGGTGCGGACGAGATCATGCTGGGCATCATCTGCAAACTCATGGGGATTTTGCCGGGGAAAAAAACATGA